TGGTTGGGGTGGTAAAGCATTAAATGCCGTCGCCGTCGACAAACGTGTCAAAGCCGTCGTAGCCAGCACTATGTATGATATAAGTCGAGTCGTATCAAAAGGCTATAATGACAGCGTCACACTCGAACAGCGTACAGAAATGCTAACGCAACTGAGCCAGCAACGCTGGGAAGATGCTGGGAAAGCAACTCCAGCTTATCAAGCACCTTATAACGTGCTAAAAGGTGGCGAACCGCAATTTATGGTCGACTATCATGATTACTACATGACACCACGAGGATATCATCCACGAGCGGTCAACTCTGGTAACGCCTGGTCAAAAACGATGCCACTGTCATTTATGAACGCGCCGTTACTGACCTATATTGCGGAAATCTCTCCTCGCCCAATATTGTTCGTTCATGGCGAAAAAGCACACTCTCTTTACTTCAGTCAAACGGCTTACGCAAATGCGGCTGAACCAAAAGAATTGATGATTATCCCAGGGGCAAGTCATGTTGATTTATACGATCAAGTGGATGTCATTCCATTCGACAAGCTAGAAAGCTTCTTTCAGCAACACCTGGCTTAATCGACATCAGGATAGTTAACGTAACTACTGCACCACGTGCGCTCGTTGAGCTGGCGTGGTGCTTATGTGTAATAACCAAGTTTGTAAATAACCAAGGCGTAACAAAAACGATGGCAATCAGCACATCAGAAACTCATGCGGGAACACCAGCAGAGAAGACAAACAACACGGCACATTGGAGTGGCGTTTTTGCCATGTCGCTCTGCGTATTCACACTGATAGCGTCCGAATTTATGCCAGTTAGCTTGCTAACGCCCATTGCCAGCGACTTACACATTACAGAAGGCATGGCAGGACAAGGTATTGCAATTTCTGGCGCCTTCGCCGTGCTCACTAGCCTACTACTTCCTATGCTTATTGGCTCTATGGACCGCAAAAAGTTAATGTTGATATTAACCGTCTTGATGGGAGTTTCTGGAAGCATCGTCGCACTGGCGCCAAACTACCCAGTTTATATGCTAGGTCGCGCACTCATCGGCGTCGTTATCGGTGGTTTTTGGTCTATGTCTGCTGCCATGGCAATTCGCTTAGTTCCACCTAACAAGGTACCCAAAGCACTGGCGATTTTTAATGGTGGAAATGCACTCGCGACCGTCATTGCCGCGCCATTGGGAAGTTATCTAGGTTCAATTATCGGGTGGCGAGGTGCCTTTTTGGCGATCATCCCCGTCGCACTGATCACCTTAATCTGGCAATGGATAGCCTTACCCTCAATGAAAGGAAAGGCAAGCGCTTCAGGTTCAGGTCCAAGCACTATTCTCAAGGCGCTAAAAAACCGTGCTGTTGCTTATGGTATGGCTGGATGCGGGGCTTTCTTTATGGGACAGTTTGCGCTCTTTACCTATCTTCGTCCTTTTCTCGAAACCGTCACGCAGACCACCGTATCAACCCTGTCTCTTCTATTACTTACCATTGGGTTTTCAGGGTTTATCGGTACGTTAATCATCAGTTCGATCCTAAAACGTACTTTATATGGCTTGCTGATTGGCATTCCTGTTTTTATGGCGGCTATTGCTGTCATGCTGATATCAGCTGGAAACTATGTTGCCCCTGTCGCTTTACTACTCGCACTGTGGGGGCTCGTCGCCACGGCGGCACCTGTCGCTTGGTGGACTTGGTTAGCGAAAGCGATGCCAGATAATGCTGAAGCAGGCGGCGGCCTGATGGTTGCCGTGATTCAATTATCCATTGCATTAGGCTCAACAATAGGTGGCATACTCTTCGATGCAGATGGCTACCAAAGCACCTTTATTGCCAGCGCAGCCGTCTTATTCATTAGTGCCTTCCTGTCGCTTCAAGCTTATCGTATGCAAACAAAGTAACGTATCTATCCATATACAAAATAAAGTAATGAGGCTCTTATTATGAATAAAATTTTTCATATCAACACAGATAACCTAAACACCTCACTCTTAATAGCGGGCCATCAAAAAGTACAAAACCTGAAGCAAATTTGTCTTTCGTTACTGCTTTTACTAACGCTCGGTAACGGCCATGCAGAGCAGTCAACAACAAAGCCTGCTTCTACTCAACAAGCATCCATTAAATCGGAGAAGCCTCACACATGGATCACCATTGGAGAACATGGTTTCGCTGTTGCCTTAGCCGACACCGATGCCGCACGCGAATTTACAGCTATGTTACCGCTGACCCTAGACATGACAGACCTAAACAATAACGAGAAAGAAGCCGATTTACCAAAGGCGCTAACAACAGATACCTATCGACCTGGTACGATTAATAATGGAGACATCATGTTATGGGGTTCTCGTACTTTGGTGGTCTTCTATAAAACCTTTAATACCTCATATTCATACACTCGTATTGGTCATATTGAAGATAACACTAATTTATCGGCAATATTAGGCACTAGCGAAACCAGAATAACATTCTCAAAAAATTAAATAGGATATCCCTTGCGCACTTTCTCAAAAATCACTGCTATCATCATCGGCATATTAATGGTCCTTGCCATTAGTATTTTCTTATATTTACAACAAGCTCAATTTGATGAGCCATCCGTCGACACGACGCGTATTTCCTACCATACAGAACACCACTATCAACAAGGTGCGTTTAATAACGACACTACGACAAATGTTATTTCTAGCCAACAAAATCAACTCATGGCTTGGTATGCATTCTTTTTCACTGAAGACCTGAATGCGATTCCCAATAAGCCGTTGCCCTCTAAGAAAACAAACCTCAAATTATTAAATAAGCAAGACAACGCCATCGTGTGGATGGGGCACTCAAGTTACTGCATACAAATGGACGGCATTCGCATTTTCCTTAACTGTTGATTAGATTATTTGCTAAAAATACTATTAGTTCCACCCATTTTTACTCGTATTTATTATGGCATTAACGGTGAAATCTTTATTATTTGCGATGACATGGAAGGATATTTTGGCATTGTGTGGATTTTCTATTTTAGTGCCATTTATCCAGACGCTGCCGTCTTCACTGTATACGGTGCGATACGTGATCGAATACCCCGTGTTTTCTCTAACACCTTGGAAGTCTGAATATATGATGTTGTTCATCTGCTCGCCTCTAGCAAGGGTAAATAGCGCTGAGGATTTTGCATTAGGGAATGGATAATTTCTTGGGCCTGTCACTATAAAGTCGCTTATAGTAATAGCAATCAGATCGTTATAACCGGGTGATGATTTTCGAACGGTTACTCTCGATTCCAGTTCGGACTTGATGAAAACAAGTTTGTTATAGTTGTCGATCAGTTTGGTTTTGTCGGATGCTCTTTTCGCTTTTGATATAGAGAATTTGAGCGTGTCTGGTATGGCGTGTTTTATACCGGTTCGTTCTTCTAGTTCCTCTACTAACGCCTCGTTCATCTCTCTAAGAGTAATGTTGCCATAGGTTTTAAGCTCTTCAGCATTGATTTTAATTGCCAATAGCATTAAAAATCCCGTGAAAATATGACGTATTTTAATCGCTTTCATTTTTACCCTCTGTTACTAAAAAATATGTTCTTTACTTGGCTGAATTTTTCTAATGAATACCGCGTGTGAAAAATTATTAAATCAATGTGGTGTTATTATTTTAATTAATCAAAGCTTAATAAATAAGAGAGAGCGAATTCATATATTCCATTTTTACACAAGAGATATTTTTTTTATCAAAGTCGGCTTTACTACAATTTTTTGTATAAAAATCAATAATAGAGCGTAAATATATAATGTGCTTTTCCTCGAGACGCCTATAGCTGTCTAGGGCGATGCTTGAAAAAACAACAGACTGAAGTGATGGGGTCGTATATTTCATCTCGTTAAAAGATTTATCAATTCTAGTAGAAAAATACGTTATTAACTCTTCCTCTTTAGCCAAAATGTGTCCGCTCATATTTAAAGTAGGCCTATAGTGAAAAAATTGATAGATATTCATTAATTTTGGGTATACGAAAAATTGCGTTTTTAATAGGCTGTTGATGGCTATTTCTTCGTTACTCTCTTTAATATCTTTTAGCATAAAAGACTGTGTTTGAGAAACGGGTATAAATACTATAATGGCGGGAATAATAACAATAGGGCTTAATAAAAATTTTGTCATTTTAAAAAGTGCTCTAATACCATGTCCTTGATTTTTTTCAACGTTTGAATTTTTTAAATCAGGTATTAAAAGAGACATTAATGAAGCGAAAGCCAATAAAATAGATAAGCCAGAACAAGAAATTAAAATAAGCGGTGAAACGACCGTTTTCACAGCCTCTCGCATTACCCGAGTAGTGTTAATGCCCTCTGCAGGCAGACCTTTAGACCAAGCTGTCACCACCGATGTCACCAGTTTTGATTTTTCTTTATCCATGGCACGACTTATTTCTGAAATAATATCCCGTTTAGTGTTTATTGCTCCCTTTAAAATGTCATTCTGTTTTTTTGTAAATTCCGCGCGAATAATGGTTTCATAGAAAGCGTTTTCTGATGGCGTCCGTCTTTTTCCACTCCGAACAGCGTCGGTAAAATCGGTGAGCGCATTGACGCTGGAGTGACTAATTCCACCCCGACTCAAAGAGCGCCGATAGTTTTTTAAATAGCGCTGGTATCTTCCTTCTGTTGATGCGCTGACAACTTTTAGGTGACCTTCTCGAATATCTTTTAAGTTGGCTTTGAGTGAGCGGATTTTGGAGCTTAATTCAGCTATGGTTAGTTGGTGATAGGAGGCGTTTTTTTCATCCACCACCTTCTCAATCATGGCTTTAAAGTCGACCCTGAGTTTGCGGGTCGAGAAAGATTCGTCGAGTATCTGCTTGTTAGTACACATCGCGGCAGGAAGCAGAATAAGCCCAAGTTGTATGTCTTCAAACGGCGTAAAAGTAGACTCGGAATTCCAGAAAGGCACCGCGGTGCCCTCGCCGATCAAGAAGTTTTTCTTAGCGTAATTGCCTAAAAAACTACAAAGAATGGTTTCTTGTTTGGCGTTATCTACAAATTGATCAACGAGCTTTTCAATCCCATAGTAGATGGAGCATCCGGCTATCACAGACACAAAGAACGCTTTTTTTACTGGGCGTTCGAGTGAGTTTCGCGTCAGAAAATAGACGCTAACGAACACGGAGTACGATAATCCAATACTGGATAAGAGGCGTCCAGATTGGCTGTGTTCTTTTAGTAAATCCAACCCAGAGACCATGGGGTAAGTATTAATAAAGGCCGTAATGTAATAGGCCTCGATGCATAAAAAAATACTGCCAAAGATAAACAGATTTGTCTTTATAGCGGATGATAGGTCGAGCTGTGGGCGGTTTGTTGTTCGCGATTCGGTGTCCATACTGATCTTCTGTATATTTATGTAAATCCTTTTACCTGAGTATACGTGCTTGTGTATCCGTGTCCTACCACTACGATTTAACACACTTTGGTCGAATTAGACGACGTGTCTTCCGACATTCGACGTAGACATATTTGGCGCAGGCACCACCAAAAAACGCACCTTGTTAGATGAAAGTTGTGCCTCCCGAATCAAACTTACGACATCCTCTGAACCCTGCCCCGAGCGGCTGTTGGTAAAGGGGATCGCATGGTTGGTTTTAGGCTTTTTTATCAAATGCCTTGATCAGCACCGAGGTGTCTTGGCGGCCGCAGCCTTCTGCCATGAGGTCTTGGTAATCTTGATCG
The sequence above is a segment of the Marinomonas sp. IMCC 4694 genome. Coding sequences within it:
- a CDS encoding alpha/beta hydrolase, producing MDKHTDIKKDIAQQEVPDEGRRNMMKLTGVGMAALGVASLTTGKAFAQSPIKLSNDWDKTFPKSDKVNHQKVTFKTRYGITLSGDLYQPQNTSGKLPAIVVGGPFGAVKEQSSGLYAQIMAERGFVTLAFDPSYTGESGGEPRNIASPDINTEDFSAAVDCIGMQPNVDRERIGMIGICGWGGKALNAVAVDKRVKAVVASTMYDISRVVSKGYNDSVTLEQRTEMLTQLSQQRWEDAGKATPAYQAPYNVLKGGEPQFMVDYHDYYMTPRGYHPRAVNSGNAWSKTMPLSFMNAPLLTYIAEISPRPILFVHGEKAHSLYFSQTAYANAAEPKELMIIPGASHVDLYDQVDVIPFDKLESFFQQHLA
- a CDS encoding MFS transporter, yielding MAISTSETHAGTPAEKTNNTAHWSGVFAMSLCVFTLIASEFMPVSLLTPIASDLHITEGMAGQGIAISGAFAVLTSLLLPMLIGSMDRKKLMLILTVLMGVSGSIVALAPNYPVYMLGRALIGVVIGGFWSMSAAMAIRLVPPNKVPKALAIFNGGNALATVIAAPLGSYLGSIIGWRGAFLAIIPVALITLIWQWIALPSMKGKASASGSGPSTILKALKNRAVAYGMAGCGAFFMGQFALFTYLRPFLETVTQTTVSTLSLLLLTIGFSGFIGTLIISSILKRTLYGLLIGIPVFMAAIAVMLISAGNYVAPVALLLALWGLVATAAPVAWWTWLAKAMPDNAEAGGGLMVAVIQLSIALGSTIGGILFDADGYQSTFIASAAVLFISAFLSLQAYRMQTK
- a CDS encoding cyclophilin-like fold protein, whose protein sequence is MNKIFHINTDNLNTSLLIAGHQKVQNLKQICLSLLLLLTLGNGHAEQSTTKPASTQQASIKSEKPHTWITIGEHGFAVALADTDAAREFTAMLPLTLDMTDLNNNEKEADLPKALTTDTYRPGTINNGDIMLWGSRTLVVFYKTFNTSYSYTRIGHIEDNTNLSAILGTSETRITFSKN